Proteins from a genomic interval of Ferrovibrio terrae:
- a CDS encoding MFS transporter, with protein MPINPLNRLSFANLAANGAEQLAMAAIPLMAALTLGATAETMGALSAVQTLPFLLFSLVAGIWADRMPRHLLMAGSEAGRALLLVLVPVLAFAGWLDLVSLGLLGFALSACTVMFNVAAQAYLPAIVAREGLPAANAKIEFTRAAAVFLGPGIAGAIAGWTSPAWALAVSAVTSAMAVLLMLSPGMRRDLPVTARPPIRRALAEGLVVVWRHPLLRAIAGCAMAWNFSWFVLMAVFVLFAVNTLGLTPAQVGIALGAQGLGMLLAALAAPTIHARLRLGIMIILGPATSLFAALAIGASTMLRDDAAFAMLLTGFFLFGFGPMLWTIGQTSLRQAIVPLRLIGRVSAIQQVATLGMRPLGALVGGVVGERFGLEAAIWLAVAGYGVQLAVILLSQMPALTALPPAMEEEGVAA; from the coding sequence ATGCCAATCAACCCCTTGAATCGCCTGTCCTTTGCCAATCTGGCTGCCAACGGGGCCGAGCAACTCGCCATGGCAGCGATCCCGCTGATGGCAGCGCTCACCCTGGGTGCCACGGCCGAGACCATGGGGGCATTGAGTGCAGTCCAGACCCTGCCGTTCCTGCTGTTCTCGCTGGTGGCCGGCATCTGGGCCGACCGCATGCCGCGCCACCTGCTGATGGCCGGCAGCGAAGCCGGCCGCGCGCTGCTGCTGGTGCTGGTGCCGGTACTCGCCTTTGCCGGATGGCTCGATCTGGTCAGCCTCGGGCTGCTGGGTTTTGCCCTGTCGGCCTGCACGGTGATGTTCAACGTCGCGGCGCAGGCCTATCTGCCGGCCATCGTGGCGCGCGAAGGCCTGCCGGCGGCGAATGCGAAGATCGAATTTACCCGCGCGGCCGCCGTGTTTCTCGGGCCGGGCATTGCCGGCGCGATTGCCGGCTGGACCTCGCCGGCCTGGGCGCTGGCGGTCTCGGCGGTCACCTCGGCGATGGCGGTCTTGCTGATGCTGTCACCGGGCATGCGGCGCGATCTTCCCGTCACCGCGCGGCCACCGATCCGTCGCGCGCTGGCCGAAGGCCTTGTGGTGGTGTGGCGGCACCCGCTGCTGCGTGCGATTGCCGGCTGTGCGATGGCATGGAATTTCAGCTGGTTCGTGCTGATGGCGGTGTTCGTGCTGTTCGCGGTCAACACGCTGGGGCTGACGCCGGCGCAGGTCGGCATCGCGCTCGGCGCGCAGGGGCTGGGGATGCTGCTGGCCGCACTGGCGGCACCCACGATTCATGCGCGACTGCGGCTTGGAATCATGATCATTCTCGGGCCGGCGACATCGTTGTTCGCGGCCCTGGCCATCGGCGCATCGACGATGCTGCGCGACGACGCGGCATTCGCCATGCTGCTGACCGGTTTCTTCCTGTTCGGCTTCGGTCCGATGCTGTGGACCATAGGCCAGACCAGCTTGCGTCAGGCCATCGTGCCGCTGCGGCTGATCGGCCGCGTCAGCGCGATACAGCAGGTGGCGACACTGGGCATGCGGCCGCTCGGTGCGCTGGTCGGCGGTGTGGTCGGTGAGAGATTTGGGTTGGAGGCAGCGATCTGGCTGGCGGTCGCGGGCTATGGCGTGCAACTCGCCGTCATTCTGCTGTCGCAGATGCCCGCGCTGACG
- a CDS encoding HlyD family secretion protein has translation MTKKKAVLSAVALVATAGAAYGAWHWWSYSRFIESTDNAYIGADITVVAPKVTGYITNMAVTDNQQVKAGTVLFEIDASDYRAKVAQAAAAVQARRAAIDVIDRQIASQHAAIAEADASLRSTRADQQRSDEDLKRYRALAASNYVSNQKLEIAQTDQRKSRAAVDRAEAARTLEQNQTGVLQANRAQAMAQIAQAEADLAAAKLDLDNTVVRAAVDGVIGNRTGQTGQYVKPGTQIMVIVPTDELYVVANFKETQLNGMKAGQSATLHVDAFPDLAIKGRIDSFAPASGAKFSLLPPDNATGNFTKIVQRVPVKLMLDKAEGNPPLVPGMSVVVDIDKRGTAAMQTAAR, from the coding sequence ATGACCAAGAAAAAAGCCGTCCTCTCCGCTGTCGCTCTCGTGGCTACCGCCGGTGCCGCCTATGGCGCCTGGCACTGGTGGAGCTACAGCCGCTTCATCGAAAGCACCGACAACGCCTATATCGGCGCCGACATCACTGTCGTCGCGCCGAAAGTGACCGGCTACATCACCAATATGGCCGTGACTGACAACCAGCAGGTCAAGGCCGGCACGGTTCTGTTCGAGATTGATGCCAGCGATTACCGCGCCAAGGTCGCGCAGGCCGCCGCCGCCGTACAGGCGCGCCGCGCCGCCATCGACGTGATCGACCGCCAGATCGCCAGCCAGCATGCCGCCATTGCCGAAGCCGATGCCTCGCTGCGCAGCACCCGCGCCGATCAGCAGCGCAGCGACGAGGATCTGAAACGCTATCGCGCGCTCGCCGCATCCAACTACGTCTCGAACCAGAAGCTCGAAATCGCCCAGACCGACCAGCGCAAATCGAGAGCTGCCGTCGACCGCGCCGAAGCGGCACGCACATTGGAGCAGAACCAGACCGGCGTGCTGCAGGCCAACCGCGCACAGGCCATGGCGCAGATCGCCCAGGCCGAAGCCGATCTCGCCGCCGCCAAGCTTGATCTCGACAATACTGTTGTGCGCGCCGCCGTCGATGGCGTGATCGGCAACCGCACCGGTCAGACCGGCCAGTATGTGAAGCCCGGCACGCAGATCATGGTGATCGTGCCGACCGACGAGCTTTACGTTGTCGCCAACTTCAAGGAGACACAGCTGAACGGCATGAAGGCCGGCCAGAGCGCCACTTTGCATGTCGATGCCTTCCCCGATCTGGCGATCAAGGGCCGCATCGACAGCTTCGCACCGGCATCGGGCGCCAAGTTCAGCCTGCTGCCGCCTGACAATGCCACCGGCAACTTCACCAAGATCGTGCAGCGCGTGCCGGTCAAACTGATGCTCGACAAGGCCGAGGGTAATCCGCCGCTGGTGCCCGGCATGTCGGTGGTGGTCGATATCGACAAGCGCGGCACCGCCGCCATGCAGACCGCCGCGCGCTAA